One Thiocapsa bogorovii DNA segment encodes these proteins:
- a CDS encoding fumarate hydratase, with amino-acid sequence MTIIREIDFVQSIADALQFISYYHPRDYIQALTAAYEIEESPAAKDAMAQILVNSRMCAEGHRPICQDTGMVVVFLKIGMEVRWDASVGIQEMVDAGVRRAYSHPDNVLRASMVSPPIGARKNTGDNTPAVVHVELVPGDRVEVRLAAKGGGSENKAKFAVLNPSENLVDWVLKTVPTMGAGWCPPGMLGIGIGGSAEKAMLLAKESLMEHIDVHEIKARGPADPIEALRLELHEKVNALGIGAQGLGGLTTVLDVKILTYPTHAASLPVAMIPNCAATRHLEFTLDGSGPVALVPPSLEDWPPITWDAAAGARRVQLDGLTREEIATWQPGERLLLSGKLLTGRDAAHKRIADLLDRGEQLPEGVDLTNRFIYYVGPVDPVRDEVVGPAGPTTATRMDPFTDQLLERTGLIGMIGKAERGPAAIDAIKKHGAVYLMAVGGAAFLVAKAIKSSRLIAFEDLGMEAIREFEVEDMPVTVAVDSRGESVHRTGPAKWRNKIGLIPVEVI; translated from the coding sequence ATGACCATCATCCGCGAGATCGACTTCGTCCAAAGCATCGCCGACGCGCTCCAATTCATCTCCTACTATCACCCGCGCGACTATATCCAAGCCCTGACTGCGGCTTACGAGATCGAGGAATCGCCCGCAGCAAAGGATGCGATGGCTCAGATCCTCGTCAATTCCCGGATGTGTGCAGAGGGTCACCGCCCGATCTGTCAGGACACCGGCATGGTGGTGGTCTTTCTGAAGATCGGTATGGAGGTCCGCTGGGATGCGTCCGTAGGGATTCAGGAGATGGTCGATGCAGGGGTGCGCCGTGCTTACAGCCATCCCGACAATGTGCTGCGCGCCTCCATGGTCTCGCCCCCCATCGGGGCGCGCAAGAACACCGGGGACAATACACCGGCGGTCGTGCACGTGGAGTTGGTCCCCGGCGATCGGGTCGAGGTGCGTCTGGCGGCCAAAGGCGGCGGCTCCGAGAACAAGGCGAAGTTCGCGGTCTTGAACCCGAGCGAGAACCTGGTCGATTGGGTGCTCAAGACGGTTCCGACCATGGGTGCCGGTTGGTGCCCCCCCGGCATGCTCGGCATCGGGATCGGGGGCTCTGCCGAAAAGGCGATGCTGCTCGCGAAGGAATCCCTGATGGAGCACATCGACGTCCACGAGATCAAGGCGCGCGGACCTGCGGATCCCATCGAAGCACTGCGCCTGGAGCTGCATGAGAAGGTCAACGCGCTCGGCATCGGCGCGCAGGGTCTCGGGGGGCTCACCACGGTATTGGATGTGAAGATCCTGACCTACCCGACCCACGCCGCCTCGCTCCCGGTCGCCATGATCCCCAATTGCGCGGCAACACGACATCTGGAATTCACACTCGACGGCTCCGGCCCGGTTGCGCTCGTCCCGCCGAGCCTGGAGGATTGGCCTCCGATCACCTGGGACGCGGCCGCCGGGGCACGTCGCGTCCAGCTCGACGGCTTGACCCGCGAGGAGATCGCGACCTGGCAACCCGGCGAGCGCCTCCTGCTCTCGGGCAAGCTGCTCACCGGCCGAGATGCTGCACACAAACGCATCGCCGATCTCCTTGATCGGGGCGAGCAACTACCCGAAGGCGTCGACCTCACCAACCGATTCATCTATTACGTCGGCCCCGTCGACCCGGTGCGCGACGAGGTCGTGGGCCCGGCCGGGCCCACGACGGCCACACGGATGGACCCGTTCACCGATCAGCTGCTCGAGCGTACGGGCCTGATCGGGATGATCGGCAAGGCCGAGCGCGGTCCCGCGGCGATCGACGCCATCAAGAAGCACGGCGCGGTCTATCTGATGGCCGTCGGCGGTGCGGCCTTCTTGGTGGCCAAGGCGATCAAGTCGTCTCGACTGATCGCCTTCGAGGATCTTGGAATGGAAGCGATTCGCGAATTCGAGGTGGAAGACATGCCGGTGACCGTCGCCGTCGACAGCCGCGGTGAGTCCGTCCACCGTACCGGACCTGCCAAATGGCGCAACAAAATCGGGCTGATCCCGGTGGAGGTGATCTAG
- the thrS gene encoding threonine--tRNA ligase: MPLVTLPDGSKRQFDAPVSVRDVAASIGAGLAKAALAGRVDGVLVDTSFILEQDAALAIVTNKDEETALELLRHDAAHVMAQAVQELYPGTQVTIGPAIENGFYYDFAREEPFTPEDLEAIEERMHEIVKRDLPIVREVWDREQAKRTFAELGEHYKVEIIEDIIPEGEAVSVYRQGDWFDVCRGPHLPSTGKLGNGFKLTKLAGAYWRGDSNNPMLQRIYGTAWRDKKELAAYLHRLEEAEKRDHRKLGKQLDLFHFQDEAPGMAFWHAKGRVIYRLAEGYMREKLDEYGYQEVETPQVLDRSLWERSGHWDKFAGGMFTTHLDDRDYAIKPMNCPGHIQLFNQGLKSHRDLPLRIAEFGVVHRNEPSGTLHGLMRARRFTQDDAHVFCTEAQLQDEVATLIDMVFETYRDFGFTEIDLALSLRPDKRVGSDALWDKAEAALDQALTAKGLEFKVQPGEGAFYGPKIEFTLHDSIGRAWQCGTIQVDFSMPARLGAHYIAEDNSKQVPVMIHRAILGSVERFIGILLEHYAGQLPVWLSPTQAMVMNITDRQAEYVKEVSKTLRSKGFRVETDLRNEKIGFKIREHTLQRVPYLLVVGDREVESRSVAVRDRAGQDLGILQLDAFIDRLSEEITNRTH; the protein is encoded by the coding sequence ATGCCTCTTGTCACCCTTCCCGATGGATCCAAGCGTCAATTCGATGCCCCTGTCTCCGTTCGGGATGTTGCGGCTTCGATCGGCGCGGGCCTAGCCAAGGCTGCTCTCGCCGGGCGGGTCGACGGCGTCTTGGTCGATACGTCGTTTATCCTCGAGCAGGATGCCGCGTTGGCGATCGTCACCAACAAGGACGAGGAGACCGCGCTCGAGCTACTGCGACACGACGCCGCCCACGTCATGGCTCAAGCGGTGCAGGAGCTGTATCCGGGCACTCAGGTGACCATCGGTCCCGCGATCGAGAACGGCTTCTACTACGACTTCGCCCGCGAGGAGCCCTTCACGCCCGAGGATCTCGAGGCGATCGAGGAACGCATGCACGAGATCGTGAAACGCGATCTGCCGATCGTGCGCGAGGTTTGGGATCGCGAGCAGGCCAAGCGGACCTTCGCCGAGCTCGGCGAGCACTATAAGGTCGAGATTATCGAGGACATCATCCCCGAGGGGGAGGCGGTTTCCGTCTACCGCCAGGGCGACTGGTTCGATGTCTGTCGCGGGCCGCATCTGCCGAGCACCGGCAAACTGGGCAACGGGTTCAAGCTGACGAAGCTCGCGGGTGCCTACTGGCGCGGCGATTCGAACAACCCCATGCTCCAGCGCATCTACGGCACCGCGTGGCGCGACAAGAAGGAGTTGGCGGCCTATTTGCATCGTTTGGAAGAGGCAGAGAAGCGCGATCATCGCAAGCTCGGAAAGCAGCTCGATCTGTTCCACTTCCAGGACGAGGCGCCGGGCATGGCCTTTTGGCACGCCAAGGGGCGGGTGATCTACCGCCTGGCCGAAGGCTACATGCGCGAGAAGCTCGACGAATACGGCTATCAGGAGGTCGAGACCCCGCAGGTGCTCGATCGGTCTCTCTGGGAGCGCTCCGGTCACTGGGACAAGTTCGCCGGCGGCATGTTCACGACCCATCTCGACGATCGCGACTATGCGATCAAGCCGATGAATTGTCCCGGTCACATCCAGCTCTTCAACCAAGGGCTCAAGAGCCATCGGGATCTGCCGCTGCGCATCGCCGAGTTCGGGGTCGTGCATCGCAACGAGCCTTCCGGCACCCTTCACGGTCTGATGCGGGCACGTCGCTTCACCCAGGACGACGCGCACGTCTTCTGTACCGAGGCGCAGCTGCAGGACGAGGTTGCGACCCTGATCGATATGGTTTTCGAGACCTACCGCGACTTCGGTTTCACCGAGATCGATCTGGCCCTCTCGTTGCGCCCGGACAAGCGCGTCGGCAGCGACGCGCTTTGGGACAAGGCCGAAGCGGCGCTCGACCAGGCGCTCACGGCGAAGGGTCTCGAGTTTAAGGTGCAGCCGGGCGAGGGCGCCTTTTATGGCCCCAAGATCGAATTCACCCTGCACGACAGCATCGGTCGTGCTTGGCAGTGCGGCACCATCCAGGTGGACTTCTCGATGCCCGCGCGCTTGGGTGCGCATTACATCGCCGAGGACAACAGCAAGCAGGTCCCGGTGATGATCCACCGCGCGATCTTGGGCTCGGTGGAGCGGTTTATCGGCATCTTGCTCGAACACTATGCCGGTCAATTGCCGGTTTGGTTGTCGCCGACCCAAGCAATGGTGATGAATATCACGGATCGGCAGGCGGAGTACGTCAAGGAGGTCTCTAAGACCTTGCGCAGCAAGGGCTTCCGGGTCGAGACGGACTTGAGAAACGAGAAGATCGGCTTTAAAATCCGCGAGCACACCCTGCAACGAGTACCCTATCTGCTCGTCGTCGGTGATCGGGAGGTCGAATCCCGATCCGTTGCCGTCCGCGACCGTGCGGGCCAGGATCTCGGAATCCTTCAGCTCGATGCCTTTATCGACCGTCTGAGCGAAGAGATCACGAACCGGACCCACTGA
- the infC gene encoding translation initiation factor IF-3: MEEPAIAAPKRNRVNKEINVPEVRLIGADGNQVGVVNTREALEMATEAGLDLVEIVPTSEPPVCRLMDFGRFLFDQKKKKNEAKKKQKQVQIKEVKFRPGTDEGDYQVKLRSLTRFLNEGDKGKVTMRFRGREHAHRELGLELLKRIENDLAALSVVEQQPQMEGRQMVMVLGPKKK; this comes from the coding sequence TTGGAGGAACCTGCTATCGCTGCACCAAAGAGAAACCGCGTCAACAAGGAGATCAACGTACCGGAAGTGCGTCTGATCGGCGCGGACGGAAACCAGGTCGGAGTCGTCAATACGCGCGAGGCATTGGAGATGGCCACGGAAGCGGGCCTCGATCTCGTGGAGATCGTTCCGACGTCGGAGCCTCCGGTGTGTCGTCTCATGGACTTCGGCAGATTTCTCTTCGACCAAAAGAAGAAGAAGAACGAAGCCAAGAAAAAGCAGAAGCAGGTTCAGATCAAGGAAGTGAAGTTTCGTCCTGGAACGGACGAAGGAGACTATCAGGTCAAACTACGCAGCCTGACGCGTTTCCTCAACGAAGGGGATAAGGGCAAGGTCACGATGCGATTTCGCGGGCGCGAGCATGCGCACCGGGAGCTCGGTTTGGAGCTTTTGAAGCGGATCGAAAACGACCTTGCAGCCCTCAGTGTCGTGGAACAACAACCCCAGATGGAAGGACGCCAAATGGTCATGGTGCTGGGCCCCAAAAAGAAATAG
- the rpmI gene encoding 50S ribosomal protein L35, translating into MPKLKTNRGAAKRFKRTASGSVKCNSSHRRHILTKKSTKRKRQLRAPKRLHKADVRAALRMIPYC; encoded by the coding sequence ATGCCCAAGCTGAAAACAAATCGCGGGGCGGCGAAGCGCTTCAAGCGCACGGCCTCCGGTTCGGTCAAATGCAATTCCTCTCACCGGCGTCATATCCTGACCAAGAAGAGCACCAAGCGGAAGCGCCAATTGCGTGCGCCCAAGCGGCTCCATAAGGCGGATGTGCGGGCCGCGCTGCGGATGATCCCCTACTGCTGA
- the rplT gene encoding 50S ribosomal protein L20 — translation MPRVKRGVTAHARHKKVLDQAKGYYGARSKVYRVAKQAVIKAGQYAYRDRRQKKRQFRALWIARINAAARENGLSYSRFIDGLKKVGVEVDRKVLADIAYHDSVAFAALAEQAKTALA, via the coding sequence ATGCCACGCGTTAAACGGGGTGTTACCGCCCACGCTCGTCATAAAAAGGTCCTTGATCAGGCCAAGGGTTACTACGGTGCCCGTAGTAAGGTCTACCGTGTCGCCAAGCAGGCCGTCATCAAGGCCGGTCAATATGCCTACCGTGATCGCCGCCAGAAGAAGCGCCAATTCCGTGCGCTCTGGATTGCGCGCATCAATGCTGCCGCGCGCGAGAACGGTCTCTCCTACAGTCGCTTCATCGACGGGCTGAAGAAGGTCGGGGTCGAGGTTGATCGCAAGGTGCTGGCCGACATCGCCTATCACGACAGCGTTGCGTTTGCAGCGCTGGCCGAGCAAGCGAAGACCGCACTGGCCTAA